Proteins found in one Streptomyces sp. CB09001 genomic segment:
- a CDS encoding ABC transporter permease — protein sequence MSETTHDGTVAMTKPVSPDEGLTPARLAAKYGLSVSGARPSLKEYVRQLWGRRHFILAFSQAKLTAQYSQAKLGQLWQVATPLLNALVYFLIFGLILDAGRGMEKDVYIPFLVTGVFVFTFTQSSAMAGVRAIAGNLGLVRALHFPRASLPVSFALQQLQQLLASMIVLFLVVVGFGSYPSLSWLLVLPVLVLQFLFNVGIALVVARMGAKTPDLAQLMPFIMRTWMYASGVMFSIPIMLEDKPAWIADVLQWNPSAVYMDLMRFALIDGYGSENLPPHVWAVALGWAVVLAVGGFVYFWKAEERYGRG from the coding sequence GTGAGTGAGACAACGCACGACGGCACGGTCGCCATGACCAAGCCCGTGTCGCCCGACGAGGGCCTCACACCGGCCCGGCTCGCCGCCAAGTACGGGCTGTCCGTGAGCGGCGCCCGACCGAGCCTCAAGGAGTACGTCCGTCAGCTCTGGGGGCGGCGGCACTTCATCCTCGCCTTCTCCCAGGCGAAGCTGACCGCCCAGTACAGCCAGGCCAAGCTCGGCCAGCTGTGGCAGGTGGCCACGCCGCTGCTGAACGCGCTCGTCTACTTCCTGATCTTCGGCCTGATCCTCGACGCGGGCCGGGGCATGGAGAAGGACGTCTACATCCCGTTCCTGGTGACCGGTGTGTTCGTCTTCACCTTCACCCAGTCCTCCGCGATGGCGGGCGTGCGCGCCATCGCCGGCAACCTCGGGCTGGTGCGGGCGCTGCACTTCCCGCGGGCCTCGCTGCCCGTCTCCTTCGCGCTCCAGCAGCTCCAGCAGCTGCTGGCCTCGATGATCGTGCTGTTCCTGGTGGTCGTCGGCTTCGGCAGCTACCCCTCGCTGTCCTGGCTGCTGGTCCTCCCGGTGCTGGTCCTGCAGTTCCTCTTCAACGTGGGTATCGCGCTGGTCGTGGCCCGGATGGGGGCCAAGACGCCGGACCTGGCCCAGCTGATGCCGTTCATCATGCGCACCTGGATGTACGCGTCGGGCGTGATGTTCTCCATCCCGATCATGCTGGAGGACAAGCCGGCCTGGATCGCCGACGTGCTCCAGTGGAACCCGAGCGCCGTCTACATGGACCTGATGCGCTTCGCGCTGATCGACGGGTACGGCTCCGAGAACCTGCCGCCGCACGTGTGGGCGGTCGCGCTCGGCTGGGCCGTGGTCCTCGCCGTGGGCGGCTTCGTGTACTTCTGGAAGGCGGAGGAGAGGTACGGCCGTGGCTGA
- the hpnC gene encoding squalene synthase HpnC, whose protein sequence is MTVTDTAHAVDPERGTLAKAADENFPVAPFFLPRAWRTDLMAVYGFARLVDDIGDGDLAPGGADARLLGVPEERADDRVLMLDAFEEDLRRVFAGSDGPPRHPLLRRLAPTVRRRALPPEPFLSLIAANRQDQLVARYETYDDLLAYCELSANPVGRLVLAVTGTATPERIRRSDEICTALQIVEHLQDVAEDLGRDRIYLPAEDMTRFHVQETDLAAPSANASVRALIAYEAARARDLLNEGAPLVGSVHGRLRLLLAGFVAGGRAALNAIAAADHDVLPGPPKSGKVHLLREAGVVLRGEG, encoded by the coding sequence ATGACGGTCACCGACACGGCGCACGCCGTCGATCCGGAGCGCGGCACCCTCGCCAAGGCCGCCGACGAGAACTTCCCCGTCGCCCCCTTCTTCCTGCCCCGCGCCTGGCGCACCGACCTCATGGCCGTCTACGGCTTCGCCCGGCTCGTCGACGACATCGGCGACGGCGACCTCGCCCCGGGCGGAGCGGACGCCCGCCTGCTCGGCGTCCCCGAGGAGCGCGCCGACGACCGCGTGCTGATGCTGGACGCCTTCGAGGAGGACCTGCGCCGTGTCTTCGCCGGCTCCGACGGCCCGCCCCGCCACCCGCTGCTGCGCCGGCTGGCGCCCACCGTGCGGCGGCGTGCGCTGCCCCCCGAGCCCTTCCTCAGCCTGATCGCCGCCAACCGTCAGGACCAACTGGTCGCACGGTACGAGACCTACGACGACCTCCTCGCCTACTGCGAGCTGTCCGCCAACCCCGTCGGCCGTCTCGTCCTCGCCGTCACCGGCACCGCGACCCCCGAACGGATCCGCCGCTCCGACGAGATCTGCACCGCCCTGCAGATCGTCGAGCACCTCCAGGACGTCGCCGAGGACCTCGGACGGGACCGGATCTACCTGCCCGCCGAGGACATGACGCGCTTCCACGTCCAGGAGACGGACCTCGCCGCGCCCAGCGCGAACGCCTCCGTGCGCGCACTGATCGCCTACGAGGCCGCCCGCGCCCGCGACCTGCTGAATGAAGGTGCCCCCCTGGTGGGTAGCGTCCACGGCAGGCTGCGACTGCTCCTCGCGGGCTTCGTCGCGGGGGGCAGGGCGGCGCTGAACGCGATCGCCGCGGCGGATCACGATGTACTTCCCGGCCCGCCCAAGTCAGGCAAGGTCCACTTGCTGCGCGAGGCGGGCGTGGTCCTGCGAGGAGAGGGGTGA
- the hpnE gene encoding hydroxysqualene dehydroxylase HpnE: MTQGKGTREGGVLADVSALGPGGHAVVVGGGLAGVTTALALADAGVRVTLLEGRPRLGGLAFSFQRGDLTVDNGQHVYLRCCTAYRWFLDRIGGAALAPVQERLDVPVVDLARSEGNRLGRLRRDALPVPLHLGRSLATYPHLSLAERASVGRAALALKGLDLADPSLDTQDFGSWLTAHGQSARAVEALWDLVGVATLNAVAGDSSLGLAAMVFKTGLLSDPGAADIGWARVPLGELHDRLARKALDSVGVRTEVRTRVTSVSVNENGGWSVQVPGETLEADAVVLAVPQREAHDLLPDGALDAPENLLRIGTAPILNVHVIYDRKVLATPFLTALGTPVQWVFDRTEASGLKEGQYLALSQSTAQNDIDEPVAVLRERYLPELERLLPRTRGAEVKDFFVTRERTATFAPAPGVGRLRPGARTKAPGLYLAGAWTATGWPATMESAVRSGVGAAAAALGALGRSRGLLPDFFEEAA, from the coding sequence ATGACGCAGGGCAAGGGCACGCGCGAGGGCGGGGTGCTCGCGGACGTCTCGGCCCTCGGCCCCGGCGGGCATGCCGTCGTGGTCGGCGGCGGACTCGCGGGGGTCACCACCGCGCTGGCGCTGGCGGACGCCGGCGTGCGCGTCACCCTGCTCGAAGGACGCCCCCGGCTGGGCGGGCTCGCCTTCTCCTTCCAGCGCGGCGACCTCACCGTCGACAACGGCCAGCACGTGTACCTGCGCTGCTGCACCGCCTACCGGTGGTTCCTCGACCGGATCGGCGGAGCGGCGCTCGCACCCGTGCAGGAACGTCTCGACGTGCCCGTCGTCGACCTGGCCAGGTCCGAGGGCAACCGGCTCGGCAGACTGCGGCGCGACGCGCTGCCCGTCCCCCTGCACCTGGGGCGCAGCCTGGCGACCTACCCGCACCTCTCCCTCGCCGAACGCGCCTCGGTGGGGCGCGCCGCGCTCGCGCTGAAGGGGCTCGACCTCGCCGATCCGAGCCTGGACACCCAGGACTTCGGCAGCTGGCTGACCGCGCACGGTCAGTCGGCGCGTGCCGTCGAGGCCCTGTGGGACCTGGTCGGGGTCGCCACCCTCAACGCGGTCGCGGGCGACTCCTCGCTGGGGCTCGCCGCGATGGTGTTCAAGACCGGTCTGCTGTCCGACCCGGGAGCGGCCGACATCGGGTGGGCCCGTGTCCCGCTGGGCGAACTGCACGACCGGCTGGCCCGCAAGGCGCTCGACTCCGTGGGCGTCCGTACCGAGGTCCGTACACGCGTCACCTCCGTCTCCGTAAACGAGAACGGCGGCTGGAGCGTTCAGGTTCCCGGCGAGACGCTCGAAGCGGACGCCGTCGTCCTCGCCGTACCCCAGCGCGAGGCCCACGACCTGCTGCCGGACGGTGCGCTGGACGCCCCGGAAAATCTTCTGCGGATCGGCACCGCGCCGATCCTCAACGTCCACGTGATCTACGACCGCAAGGTGCTCGCCACGCCGTTCCTCACGGCTCTCGGCACCCCGGTCCAGTGGGTGTTCGACCGCACCGAGGCCTCCGGGCTGAAGGAGGGTCAGTACCTGGCGCTGTCCCAGTCGACCGCGCAGAACGACATCGACGAGCCCGTGGCCGTGCTGCGCGAGCGGTACCTGCCCGAACTGGAGCGGCTGCTGCCGCGCACCCGGGGTGCCGAGGTGAAGGACTTCTTCGTGACCAGGGAGCGCACCGCCACGTTCGCCCCCGCCCCCGGCGTCGGCCGTCTGCGGCCCGGCGCCCGCACCAAGGCACCCGGCCTCTACCTGGCCGGAGCGTGGACCGCCACCGGGTGGCCCGCGACCATGGAGAGTGCGGTTCGCAGCGGTGTCGGGGCGGCGGCCGCCGCGCTCGGCGCCCTGGGCCGGTCCCGCGGCCTCCTTCCCGATTTCTTCGAGGAGGCGGCGTGA
- the hpnD gene encoding presqualene diphosphate synthase HpnD, whose product MPAPVLAAYSYCEAVTGQQARNFAYGIRLLPTPKRRAMSALYAFSRRVDDIGDGVLADDVKVTRLDETRTVLARIQDGAVDEDDTDPVAVALADAARRFPIPLGGLDELIDGVQMDLRGETYETWDDLKVYCRCVAGAIGRLSLGVFGTEPGARGAERAPEYADTLGLALQLTNILRDVREDAEGGRTYLPADDLAKFGCSAGFNGPTPPEGSDFAGLVHFEVRRARALFAEGYRLLPMLDRRSGACVAAMAGIYRRLLDRIERDPEAVLRGRVSLPGREKAYVAVRGLSGLDARHVTRRTVRRRA is encoded by the coding sequence ATGCCGGCACCGGTGCTCGCCGCCTACAGCTACTGCGAGGCCGTCACCGGTCAGCAGGCACGCAACTTCGCCTACGGCATCCGGCTGCTGCCCACGCCCAAGCGGCGGGCGATGTCCGCGCTGTACGCGTTCTCGCGCCGGGTCGACGACATCGGCGACGGAGTGCTGGCGGACGACGTCAAGGTCACCCGGCTGGACGAGACCCGGACCGTGCTCGCCCGGATCCAGGACGGCGCGGTCGACGAGGACGACACCGACCCGGTCGCCGTCGCCCTCGCCGACGCGGCCCGGCGGTTCCCGATCCCGCTCGGCGGCCTCGACGAGCTGATCGACGGCGTCCAGATGGACCTGCGCGGCGAGACCTACGAGACCTGGGACGACCTGAAGGTCTACTGCCGCTGCGTGGCGGGCGCCATCGGACGCCTCTCCCTCGGCGTGTTCGGCACCGAACCGGGGGCGCGCGGCGCCGAGCGCGCACCCGAGTACGCCGACACGCTCGGTCTCGCGCTGCAGCTCACCAACATCCTGCGCGACGTCCGGGAGGACGCCGAGGGCGGGCGCACCTACCTGCCCGCCGACGACCTGGCCAAGTTCGGCTGCTCCGCCGGGTTCAACGGGCCGACGCCACCCGAGGGCTCCGACTTCGCGGGCCTCGTGCACTTCGAAGTGCGTCGGGCCCGCGCCCTTTTCGCCGAGGGCTACCGGCTGCTGCCCATGCTCGACCGGCGCAGCGGCGCCTGCGTGGCCGCCATGGCCGGCATCTACCGCCGCCTCCTGGACCGCATCGAGCGCGACCCCGAGGCCGTACTGCGCGGCCGGGTCTCGCTGCCGGGACGCGAGAAGGCGTACGTCGCCGTGCGCGGCCTGTCCGGCCTCGACGCCCGGCACGTCACCCGGCGGACCGTCAGGAGGCGCGCCTGA
- a CDS encoding polyprenyl synthetase family protein yields the protein MPPAPKADRRTTVDVTALLERGRTLATPVLRAAVDRLAPPMDTVAAYHFGWIDAQGNPADGDGGKAVRPALAVLSAEVTGAAPEAGVPGAVAVELVHNFSLLHDDLMDGDEQRRHRDTVWKVHGPAQAILVGDALFALANEVLLELGTVEAGRATRRLTKASRSLIDGQAQDISYEHRDRVSVEECLEMEGNKTGALLACASSIGAVLGGADEHTADTLEKYGYHLGLAFQAVDDLLGIWGDPDATGKQTWSDLRQRKKSLPVVAALAAGGPASERLGEILTADAKASDFANFSEEEFAARAALIEEAGGREWTADEARRQHTIAIEALDAVDMPDRVRDRFTALADFVVVRKR from the coding sequence GTGCCCCCGGCCCCGAAGGCCGATCGACGGACCACGGTGGACGTGACCGCGCTTCTGGAGCGCGGCCGGACCCTGGCCACGCCGGTTCTGCGGGCGGCGGTCGACCGACTGGCCCCTCCCATGGACACCGTCGCCGCCTACCACTTCGGCTGGATCGACGCCCAGGGCAACCCCGCGGACGGCGACGGCGGCAAGGCCGTGCGCCCCGCGCTCGCCGTGCTCTCCGCCGAGGTCACCGGCGCCGCGCCCGAGGCCGGCGTGCCCGGCGCGGTGGCCGTGGAACTGGTGCACAACTTCTCCCTCCTGCACGACGACCTGATGGACGGCGACGAGCAGCGCCGCCACCGCGACACCGTCTGGAAGGTGCACGGCCCCGCCCAGGCCATCCTGGTCGGCGACGCCCTGTTCGCGCTGGCCAACGAGGTGCTGCTGGAGCTGGGCACCGTCGAGGCCGGGCGGGCCACCCGCCGCCTGACCAAGGCCAGCCGCTCCCTGATCGACGGTCAGGCACAGGACATCTCCTACGAGCACCGCGACCGCGTCAGCGTCGAGGAGTGCCTGGAGATGGAGGGCAACAAGACCGGCGCCCTGCTCGCCTGCGCCAGCTCCATCGGAGCGGTGCTCGGCGGCGCCGACGAACACACCGCCGACACGCTCGAGAAGTACGGCTACCACCTCGGTCTCGCCTTCCAGGCCGTCGACGACCTGCTCGGCATCTGGGGCGACCCGGACGCCACCGGCAAGCAGACCTGGAGCGACCTGCGCCAGCGCAAGAAGTCGCTGCCGGTCGTAGCCGCCCTCGCGGCCGGCGGGCCCGCCTCCGAGCGGCTCGGCGAGATCCTCACGGCCGACGCCAAGGCCAGCGACTTCGCGAACTTCTCCGAGGAGGAGTTCGCGGCCCGCGCCGCCCTCATCGAGGAAGCGGGCGGGCGGGAGTGGACCGCCGACGAGGCGCGTCGCCAGCACACCATCGCCATCGAAGCCCTCGACGCCGTCGACATGCCCGACCGGGTGCGGGACCGGTTCACGGCACTCGCGGACTTCGTCGTCGTACGAAAGAGATGA
- a CDS encoding ABC transporter ATP-binding protein, with product MAEQQQDQRVPTVIADEVHIVYRVNGAKTGKGSATAALSRMLKKGSDDAKRGVRKVHAVRGVSFTAYRGEAIGLIGSNGSGKSTLLRAIAGLLPAERGKVYTDGQPSLLGVNAALMNDLTGERNVILGGLAMGMSREQIKERYQEIVDFSGINEKGDFITLPMRTYSSGMAARLRFSIAAAKDHDVLMIDEALATGDRKFQTRSEERIRELKKQAGTIFLVSHNNKSIRDTCNRVLWLERGELRMDGPTDEVLKEYEKFTGK from the coding sequence GTGGCTGAACAGCAGCAGGACCAGCGGGTGCCGACGGTCATCGCGGACGAGGTGCACATCGTCTACCGCGTCAACGGCGCCAAGACCGGCAAGGGCAGCGCGACGGCCGCCCTGAGCCGCATGCTCAAGAAGGGCTCCGACGACGCGAAGCGGGGGGTGCGCAAGGTGCACGCCGTGCGCGGCGTCTCCTTCACCGCCTACCGGGGCGAGGCCATCGGCCTGATCGGCTCCAACGGCTCCGGCAAGTCGACCCTGCTGCGGGCCATCGCCGGGCTGCTGCCCGCCGAGCGCGGCAAGGTCTACACGGACGGGCAGCCCTCCCTGCTCGGTGTGAACGCGGCCCTGATGAACGATCTGACCGGCGAGCGGAACGTCATCCTCGGCGGCCTGGCGATGGGCATGTCCCGCGAGCAGATCAAGGAGCGCTACCAGGAGATCGTCGACTTCTCCGGCATCAACGAGAAGGGCGACTTCATCACCCTGCCGATGCGCACCTACTCCTCCGGCATGGCCGCCCGGCTGCGCTTCTCCATCGCCGCGGCCAAGGACCACGACGTCCTGATGATCGACGAGGCGCTGGCCACCGGTGACCGCAAGTTCCAGACCCGTTCCGAGGAGCGCATCCGGGAGCTGAAGAAGCAGGCCGGCACCATCTTCCTGGTCAGCCACAACAACAAGTCCATCCGTGACACCTGCAACCGGGTCCTGTGGCTGGAGCGCGGCGAGCTGCGCATGGACGGCCCGACCGACGAGGTGCTCAAGGAGTACGAGAAGTTCACGGGCAAGTAG
- a CDS encoding glycosyltransferase: MGNRPEELRALLDSVARQDGDRVEVVVVGNGAPVPEVPEGVRTVELPENLGIPGGRNVGIEAFGPGGSDVDILLFLDDDGLLARTDTAELCREAFAADDRLGIISFRIADPDTGETQRRHVPRLRASDPMRSSRVTTFLGGANAVRTRVLTQVGGLPDAFFYAHEETDLAWRAVDAGWMIDYRSDMVLNHPTTAPSRHAVYHRMVARNRVWLARRNLPAPLVPVYLGVWMALTLLRRPSRPALKAWFGGFREGWATPCGPRRPMRWRTVWRLTRLGRPPVI; the protein is encoded by the coding sequence GGTGGTCGTGGTCGGCAACGGCGCGCCCGTCCCGGAGGTGCCCGAAGGCGTGCGCACCGTCGAGCTGCCCGAGAACCTGGGCATCCCCGGCGGCCGCAACGTCGGCATCGAGGCCTTCGGCCCGGGCGGCAGCGACGTCGACATCCTGCTCTTCCTCGACGACGACGGGCTGCTGGCCCGCACCGACACCGCCGAGCTGTGCCGCGAGGCGTTCGCGGCCGACGACCGGCTGGGCATCATCAGCTTCCGCATCGCAGACCCGGACACCGGCGAGACCCAGCGCCGGCACGTCCCGCGGCTGCGCGCCTCCGACCCGATGCGCTCCTCCCGGGTCACCACCTTCCTCGGCGGCGCCAACGCGGTGCGCACCCGCGTCCTCACCCAGGTCGGCGGGCTGCCGGACGCCTTCTTCTACGCCCACGAGGAGACCGACCTGGCCTGGCGGGCCGTCGACGCGGGCTGGATGATCGACTACCGGTCCGACATGGTGCTGAACCACCCCACCACCGCGCCGTCCCGGCACGCGGTCTACCACCGCATGGTCGCCCGCAACCGCGTCTGGCTCGCCCGTCGCAACCTCCCCGCGCCACTGGTCCCGGTCTACCTCGGCGTCTGGATGGCCCTCACCCTGCTGCGCCGGCCGTCGCGACCCGCCCTGAAGGCCTGGTTCGGCGGCTTCCGCGAGGGCTGGGCCACCCCGTGCGGCCCCCGCCGGCCCATGCGGTGGCGTACGGTGTGGCGCCTGACCCGGCTGGGCCGCCCCCCGGTGATCTGA
- a CDS encoding DUF6380 family protein, with amino-acid sequence MDTPGTLDTRDPHKTGGGQRRATLRWRSASLTETVSRTPFKHRGGRTGKGAP; translated from the coding sequence ATGGACACACCGGGCACACTCGACACCCGGGACCCGCACAAAACCGGCGGCGGGCAGCGGCGGGCAACCCTGCGGTGGCGGTCGGCGTCCCTGACTGAGACGGTCAGCCGTACGCCGTTCAAACACCGCGGCGGCCGGACAGGGAAGGGCGCACCATGA